Proteins from one Deltaproteobacteria bacterium genomic window:
- a CDS encoding TlpA family protein disulfide reductase, which translates to MLICSAACNTRDSTTDSFQNGLPITRFKAGQAAPQISLNDLSGNVRTLAEFKGRVVLINFWATWCAPCVAEMGALERLYQSFKDQGLVVLGVSGDSDAQFLAQFVKKSGITFPILHDARMLMAAEFGVTAFPESYFLDAQGKFLNVAEPESKGKVVRIVSDRRWDSEEFKKMVSELLIDNAHVANSSQTGFTSDL; encoded by the coding sequence TTGTTAATTTGTTCTGCTGCTTGCAATACGCGGGACTCTACTACCGATAGCTTCCAAAACGGACTCCCGATTACTCGTTTTAAGGCCGGACAAGCAGCTCCTCAGATATCGCTTAATGATCTAAGTGGGAATGTGCGGACTCTCGCTGAGTTTAAAGGCAGAGTTGTGCTCATCAATTTCTGGGCAACCTGGTGCGCTCCTTGCGTCGCAGAAATGGGTGCTTTGGAGCGTTTATATCAAAGTTTTAAAGATCAGGGTTTAGTGGTGTTAGGAGTTAGCGGGGACTCAGATGCGCAGTTTCTTGCTCAATTCGTTAAAAAGTCCGGCATTACTTTCCCTATATTGCATGATGCAAGAATGCTAATGGCGGCTGAATTTGGAGTTACGGCTTTTCCAGAAAGCTATTTTCTCGACGCACAGGGTAAATTTTTAAATGTTGCTGAACCGGAATCAAAGGGTAAGGTGGTGCGGATCGTTAGCGATAGACGTTGGGATTCTGAAGAGTTTAAAAAAATGGTATCCGAGCTTTTAATAGATAACGCGCATGTTGCCAATAGTTCTCAAACTGGGTTCACTTCCGATTTATAG
- a CDS encoding tetratricopeptide repeat protein, which yields MSCLKTINYIFVAFSIFFLSACHFYFGKFSWSFSYPGAHRELAEKLRQEGKADEAIAHYRKHIDERLADKHRKDSENPYFYYILIGDIYLETNRPTEALAFYKQAEESQVQREFVIDRLRQVASYFENESSKEKAIELLRANRDLDPLLFDADIDRIHKEIVKSELEGEENK from the coding sequence GTGAGTTGCTTGAAAACTATTAATTACATCTTTGTTGCCTTTTCCATTTTTTTTCTTTCTGCCTGTCACTTTTACTTTGGCAAGTTTAGTTGGTCTTTCTCTTATCCCGGTGCGCATCGCGAACTTGCGGAGAAGTTGCGCCAAGAAGGAAAAGCAGATGAGGCAATTGCTCACTATAGGAAACATATAGACGAGCGACTTGCCGACAAACACCGCAAGGATTCTGAGAATCCATACTTTTATTACATTCTAATCGGAGACATATATTTAGAAACAAACCGACCGACCGAGGCTTTGGCGTTTTACAAACAGGCGGAGGAGTCGCAAGTTCAAAGAGAATTTGTAATTGACCGCCTGCGACAAGTAGCATCTTATTTTGAAAACGAATCCTCTAAAGAAAAAGCAATTGAATTACTGCGTGCCAATCGAGACTTAGATCCCCTTCTCTTTGACGCAGACATAGATCGCATACACAAAGAAATAGTTAAAAGCGAACTAGAAGGCGAGGAAAATAAATAA
- a CDS encoding c-type cytochrome, which produces MFTNIAYAEDATNERPPKGALENGQAAYLANCAACHQPNGQGLKGAFPPLAKSDFLKAPYTDAIGVVINGRTGEMIINGEKYNNTMPAMSHISDNDIADILTYVANTWSNPGGTVTADAVKAVRGTTQAKTDPAQGQAHPDTPQAEVTYQSAPLVIPAEQTKVAAAGPAITNEEFERAKKIFFERCAGCHGVLRKGATGKPLTPDITRQKGTDYLKALIDFGSPAGMPNWGSSGELTKQDVDIMARYLQHEPPAPPEFGLPEMKGTWKIIVPVAQRPKKPMHNLNIKNFMSVTLRDSGQVAVIDGDTKKIVSILDTGYAVHISRLSTSGRYLYTIGRDAKINLVDLWMSPPKTVAEIKIGLEARSVETSKYKGYEDKYAIGGSYWPPQYVIMDGATLEPLRIVSTRGVTVDTQEYHPEPRVAAIVASHEHPDFIVNIKETGQVLLVNYKDIENLSVTTINAARFLHDGGWDSTKRYFLTAANKSDKIAVIDSRERSIEALIDVDKIPHPGRGANFTDPKLGPVWVTSALGNSKITMIGTDPARHKNNAWKVVKVLEGQGGGSLFVKTHPKSKNLWVDTPLNPDAKISQSVAVFDIANLDKGYEVLPIADWADLGAGPKRVVHPEYNEKGDEVWFSVWNGQNEKSAIVIVDDKTRKLKTVIKDERIVTPTGKFNVYNTMHDIY; this is translated from the coding sequence TTGTTTACTAACATCGCCTACGCAGAGGACGCTACTAATGAGCGCCCACCAAAAGGTGCGCTCGAAAACGGACAGGCTGCTTATCTGGCAAACTGCGCGGCTTGTCATCAACCTAACGGCCAGGGCTTGAAAGGCGCATTCCCTCCGCTAGCAAAATCGGATTTCCTTAAGGCCCCTTACACGGATGCTATTGGAGTGGTAATTAATGGCCGAACTGGCGAGATGATAATAAATGGGGAAAAATACAACAACACCATGCCAGCGATGAGTCACATTAGCGATAATGACATTGCTGATATTTTGACCTATGTTGCAAATACGTGGTCGAATCCAGGTGGAACGGTAACTGCGGATGCTGTTAAAGCCGTAAGGGGAACTACCCAAGCAAAAACTGACCCGGCCCAGGGCCAAGCGCACCCAGACACTCCGCAAGCTGAAGTAACTTATCAGTCTGCGCCGCTAGTCATACCGGCGGAACAAACCAAAGTTGCTGCTGCTGGACCAGCAATAACCAACGAAGAGTTCGAGCGCGCAAAGAAAATATTTTTCGAGCGCTGCGCTGGCTGCCATGGAGTGCTTAGAAAGGGAGCTACGGGTAAACCATTAACACCTGACATAACTCGTCAGAAGGGCACTGATTACCTAAAAGCTTTAATTGACTTTGGTTCACCAGCAGGCATGCCTAACTGGGGTTCTTCGGGAGAGCTTACAAAGCAAGACGTCGACATCATGGCTCGCTACCTACAGCACGAGCCACCAGCTCCACCAGAGTTTGGCTTACCAGAAATGAAGGGCACTTGGAAGATTATCGTTCCAGTTGCACAGCGGCCTAAAAAACCAATGCACAACTTGAATATCAAGAACTTCATGAGCGTAACTCTTCGCGACAGTGGGCAGGTAGCGGTAATCGATGGCGATACGAAGAAGATAGTCAGCATACTCGATACTGGCTACGCAGTGCACATATCGCGTCTCTCTACTTCCGGTCGCTATCTATACACCATTGGGCGCGATGCCAAGATTAACTTGGTCGATTTATGGATGTCGCCGCCCAAGACAGTAGCGGAAATTAAAATTGGCCTCGAAGCCCGTTCAGTGGAAACGTCTAAGTATAAGGGTTACGAAGATAAATACGCAATTGGCGGTTCATATTGGCCTCCACAGTATGTAATAATGGATGGGGCTACGCTTGAGCCACTGCGCATTGTTTCTACTCGTGGAGTTACCGTAGACACTCAGGAGTATCATCCGGAGCCACGAGTTGCTGCAATTGTGGCCTCGCACGAACACCCAGACTTTATCGTAAACATCAAGGAAACAGGTCAGGTATTATTGGTAAACTATAAAGATATTGAAAATCTTAGTGTAACCACCATCAACGCCGCTCGTTTCCTACATGATGGCGGTTGGGATTCGACTAAGCGGTATTTCCTGACGGCAGCAAACAAGTCCGATAAGATTGCGGTTATAGACTCGAGAGAGCGATCGATTGAGGCGCTTATAGATGTGGATAAGATTCCTCATCCTGGGCGTGGAGCAAACTTTACGGATCCTAAGCTTGGGCCAGTCTGGGTAACAAGCGCATTGGGCAATAGCAAGATAACGATGATTGGAACGGATCCTGCTCGACACAAAAACAATGCCTGGAAAGTCGTTAAAGTCCTAGAGGGGCAAGGTGGGGGATCGCTCTTTGTTAAGACTCACCCGAAGTCGAAGAATCTTTGGGTGGACACCCCATTAAATCCGGACGCTAAGATTAGCCAGTCAGTAGCAGTTTTCGACATTGCTAATCTCGATAAAGGTTATGAAGTGTTGCCGATAGCCGACTGGGCAGACCTTGGGGCTGGACCAAAACGCGTTGTTCATCCGGAATATAACGAGAAAGGTGACGAAGTATGGTTCTCGGTATGGAACGGACAAAACGAAAAGTCAGCTATAGTAATCGTCGACGATAAGACTCGCAAGCTAAAAACGGTGATTAAAGATGAAAGGATCGTAACGCCGACTGGCAAGTTTAACGTCTACAATACTATGCACGACATTTACTAA
- a CDS encoding ribulose-phosphate 3-epimerase, which translates to MNKPIVAPSILAADWGCFSEEVRKITAAGADWIHVDVMDGHFVPPLTFGPPVVKVARQATSLPLDIHLMVAAPENHIEEFIQAGADYLTVHLEACTHLHRIIQQIKNCGAKAGVAINPATAVELTRDIISELDLLLIMTVNPGWGGQSFIANSIEKIQRASALIKQCNKNIILAVDGGIDEKTAEVAVRAGANALIAGTSIFKHPDPARMIQSLKNLPLA; encoded by the coding sequence ATGAATAAACCTATCGTAGCACCGTCGATACTTGCCGCTGACTGGGGGTGCTTTAGTGAGGAAGTAAGAAAAATCACAGCCGCTGGAGCGGACTGGATTCACGTAGATGTAATGGACGGACATTTTGTTCCGCCGCTTACCTTTGGGCCACCGGTGGTAAAAGTGGCAAGACAGGCTACGTCATTACCACTAGATATCCACTTGATGGTAGCTGCACCAGAAAACCATATAGAGGAGTTTATACAAGCCGGTGCGGATTACCTCACCGTACACCTGGAAGCCTGCACACATTTGCATAGAATTATTCAGCAAATAAAAAACTGCGGGGCAAAGGCTGGCGTTGCCATTAATCCGGCTACGGCCGTAGAACTAACTCGCGATATAATAAGCGAGTTGGATCTATTGCTAATTATGACAGTAAATCCGGGTTGGGGTGGGCAGTCTTTTATTGCAAACAGCATAGAGAAAATACAACGTGCTAGCGCACTCATAAAACAGTGCAATAAAAACATCATCCTCGCAGTAGACGGTGGGATAGACGAAAAAACTGCCGAAGTTGCCGTTAGGGCTGGCGCAAATGCGCTAATTGCGGGAACATCGATATTTAAACATCCAGATCCCGCAAGAATGATACAAAGTCTTAAAAATCTTCCGCTTGCCTAG
- the fmt gene encoding methionyl-tRNA formyltransferase yields the protein MHSPSKPTFVYLGTPEFAIPALKALLANADWHVAAVITRPDKPAGRGQKLQAPPVKDFAQENEIPVFQPASLKDIKLCHTGNKETTKAKCLSTTNAENTSLVEFLNSLPRLDAFISVAYGRIIPASLINFPSIGVINIHPSLLPRWRGAAPIQHTIFSGDAETGISIMLIDEGLDTGPVFCQKIVALKGNESFGSLHALLAELGAKVLVEALPDILSGKLTAKPQESEGATYAAKWDKEDTVINWQDSADIIARRIRASSPEPGGRTFFCETLLKVLKGHVVDNQNYLPASPGTIVESNAGELVVASGDGQYLSIDEMQFPGRRCLPIREIVKGYKFNIGDKFD from the coding sequence ATGCATTCACCATCAAAGCCAACTTTTGTTTACCTGGGCACGCCGGAGTTTGCCATCCCTGCCCTAAAAGCATTGCTTGCGAACGCAGATTGGCATGTTGCCGCCGTCATTACTAGACCAGATAAACCAGCCGGCAGAGGTCAAAAACTTCAAGCTCCTCCAGTAAAAGACTTCGCTCAGGAAAACGAGATTCCAGTTTTTCAACCTGCTTCACTAAAGGATATTAAACTTTGCCATACAGGCAATAAGGAGACCACGAAAGCAAAATGCCTGTCTACCACAAACGCTGAAAATACTTCGTTAGTAGAGTTTCTAAACTCACTACCCCGACTGGATGCCTTTATTAGCGTTGCTTATGGTAGAATCATTCCCGCATCGCTTATAAACTTCCCATCTATAGGCGTAATAAATATTCACCCTTCTCTATTGCCGCGCTGGAGAGGAGCAGCACCTATTCAGCATACTATCTTTAGCGGCGATGCAGAAACGGGTATATCCATTATGCTAATCGACGAGGGATTGGACACTGGCCCCGTTTTTTGCCAAAAAATAGTCGCACTTAAAGGCAATGAGTCTTTTGGTTCACTGCACGCCTTATTGGCTGAACTCGGCGCAAAAGTTTTAGTCGAAGCTTTGCCAGACATTCTAAGCGGAAAACTAACTGCTAAACCACAAGAATCCGAGGGTGCAACGTACGCTGCCAAATGGGATAAGGAGGATACTGTAATAAATTGGCAAGATTCGGCAGATATAATTGCGCGAAGAATTCGCGCATCTTCGCCAGAACCTGGGGGCAGAACTTTTTTTTGCGAGACGTTGCTAAAAGTTCTAAAAGGACATGTAGTCGATAACCAAAACTATCTTCCAGCATCGCCAGGCACTATTGTTGAGAGCAATGCTGGCGAACTAGTTGTAGCGAGTGGAGACGGGCAATATTTGTCAATTGACGAAATGCAATTTCCCGGAAGGCGCTGTCTACCGATTCGGGAAATCGTTAAGGGATACAAGTTTAATATTGGCGATAAATTCGATTGA
- a CDS encoding lysophospholipid acyltransferase family protein: MVYFLTESARDKLYLGLFSFFKTLLRFLPPRLLISVTKQIGILIKIFCPREVKLATRQLELALEVPKEERSKIVRNLFRHVGESIGELLLIDRLEVTPYMEGAKKRKFPWQISISSPSTAYVQKVINSPKGAIGLSAHIGCFELLAAYYCAIGMNLTVVGRTPNYSFLEYILRNLRLAYGTKTIWRNELNSGQKILRALKKGGTVAFLIDQDTSLDNAFSPFFGLRAASPFGPIVIGLKYGLPIFSSFIIRTDALTHEVHTKQIDYSNIFDSSSDKHSREEIMLAAQYVLDIYNKRLEKVIREHPEQWIWWHRRWRRRPGIDYKKEPHKLPSYQGYLSWLSEILEKRNAGELLENY, encoded by the coding sequence TTGGTTTATTTTTTAACAGAAAGTGCAAGGGACAAGCTATACCTGGGGCTTTTTTCTTTCTTTAAGACCCTATTGCGGTTTCTGCCTCCCAGGTTGCTAATATCAGTAACTAAGCAAATAGGGATATTGATTAAGATTTTTTGCCCTAGAGAGGTAAAACTAGCCACGCGACAACTTGAGCTTGCTCTAGAAGTCCCTAAAGAAGAACGTAGCAAAATAGTGAGGAATTTATTTCGGCACGTGGGAGAATCGATTGGAGAGTTGCTTTTGATAGATAGACTAGAAGTGACTCCTTATATGGAAGGAGCTAAAAAGCGAAAATTTCCATGGCAAATTTCAATTTCTTCGCCATCTACTGCTTACGTTCAGAAAGTAATTAACAGCCCCAAGGGAGCTATTGGACTGAGTGCTCATATAGGGTGTTTCGAGTTACTAGCTGCTTATTATTGTGCAATCGGCATGAATCTAACCGTGGTTGGAAGAACGCCTAACTACTCTTTTCTGGAATACATTTTGCGGAACTTAAGGCTTGCCTATGGGACAAAGACCATATGGCGCAACGAGCTAAACTCCGGACAAAAAATTCTAAGAGCCCTAAAAAAAGGTGGTACTGTAGCCTTTCTAATTGACCAAGATACTAGCCTAGACAATGCCTTTTCGCCATTCTTTGGTTTGCGAGCTGCAAGCCCATTTGGCCCAATCGTTATAGGGCTTAAGTACGGGCTACCTATATTTTCATCTTTCATTATACGAACTGACGCGTTGACTCACGAAGTTCACACGAAACAGATAGACTACTCGAACATTTTCGACTCTTCGAGCGACAAACATTCCCGTGAGGAAATCATGCTTGCAGCTCAATACGTATTGGACATATACAATAAGCGCTTGGAAAAAGTAATTCGAGAGCATCCGGAGCAGTGGATTTGGTGGCATCGCAGGTGGCGGCGCAGGCCTGGAATCGATTACAAGAAGGAACCACATAAGCTGCCCTCCTACCAGGGATACTTGTCGTGGCTGTCGGAGATTTTAGAAAAAAGGAATGCCGGTGAGTTGCTTGAAAACTATTAA
- a CDS encoding prolipoprotein diacylglyceryl transferase — protein MLPIVLKLGSLPIYSFGLMLVLGILSGGYCLANNLEKAGYDKSLADNIVFWAALWGIIGARVFFILSYPQEFLIDPISMLFASAGFVFYGSLIFGAASIYVILRRQNIPFLQFADLASVPLLIGYAVGRLGCHLSGDGDYGVYSTLPWAVSYSLGVVPTPAGINVHPTPVYETILAFLSAFLLTRMQCSKSARLPGSFFGYYLVLSGLARFLVEFIRIEPIIAWGLTQAQIISAVLVFAGIALAVRRKAV, from the coding sequence ATGTTGCCAATAGTTCTCAAACTGGGTTCACTTCCGATTTATAGTTTTGGGCTTATGCTCGTTCTCGGTATCCTTTCGGGCGGATACTGTCTTGCAAATAATTTGGAAAAAGCTGGATATGACAAGAGTCTTGCTGACAACATAGTATTTTGGGCGGCCCTTTGGGGAATAATAGGGGCTCGCGTTTTTTTTATCTTGAGTTATCCTCAAGAGTTTCTAATCGATCCTATTAGTATGCTGTTTGCCAGTGCTGGCTTCGTGTTCTACGGATCTCTAATATTTGGCGCTGCTAGCATTTACGTTATTCTGCGCCGACAAAATATTCCCTTCCTTCAATTTGCCGATCTCGCTTCAGTTCCACTTTTAATTGGATATGCGGTTGGTAGATTGGGCTGTCACTTATCGGGGGACGGAGATTATGGTGTGTACTCAACCCTGCCGTGGGCTGTAAGCTACAGCCTTGGCGTAGTTCCGACGCCAGCAGGAATCAACGTCCATCCAACTCCGGTTTACGAAACGATTCTCGCTTTTTTAAGTGCCTTTCTGCTGACACGCATGCAATGTAGCAAGAGTGCTCGACTGCCTGGTAGTTTCTTTGGATACTATCTAGTTCTATCTGGCTTGGCTCGGTTCCTGGTAGAGTTTATTCGCATAGAACCTATAATAGCCTGGGGCTTAACTCAAGCTCAGATTATTAGTGCGGTGCTTGTTTTCGCTGGTATTGCTTTAGCGGTGCGGCGGAAAGCGGTTTAG
- the rpmE gene encoding 50S ribosomal protein L31, with protein MKKDIHPNYSDCKVSCSCGNSFETRSTVSEIKLAVCGGCHPFYTGTQKIVDAAGRVDRFKKRYGIKS; from the coding sequence ATGAAGAAAGATATTCATCCAAATTATTCCGACTGCAAAGTGTCTTGTAGCTGTGGAAATAGTTTTGAGACCCGTTCCACTGTTAGCGAAATTAAACTCGCTGTCTGCGGCGGTTGTCATCCCTTTTACACTGGAACGCAAAAGATTGTCGACGCGGCTGGTAGGGTAGATAGGTTTAAGAAGCGCTATGGTATAAAGTCCTAG
- a CDS encoding hybrid sensor histidine kinase/response regulator: protein MSAKKLNQTVTVAKRKEKPAITRNDLREETRLSEFIHKFCHEIDNPLTSIISLASLVQQIARNTNLADDFRKKIPSYCVALSQEAWRIAALVEELLFILSAREDCYKGNALNDILCSSLAKIRDDESYQQIETTVTTPTISPIILMNEEQLRYVIDEVLNNAHYAALHALSERITDDNNLSVEPIQISVTQKDNRSVVSVKNPIRCPKHIALEKLFEPFVSTYQDNKHPGLGLAAVMAILERAGGSIQLEEEHLEGGSFSFCTRIWLPTANVTTVVNEVETQQSTLETLREGFVGDCNQAAQEVSVLIIEDDQTVSSAIKKIIEFEGISKRTAECTCVDHAQAFSLLTAGETFDAILCDLNLAGTSGRHIYESICQNWPNQKKHFAFITGDSYNRETQAYLKSCKRPFLHKPFEHNQLTALVAKLIEA, encoded by the coding sequence ATGTCAGCAAAGAAACTAAATCAAACAGTCACAGTTGCCAAGCGCAAGGAAAAACCAGCCATAACTAGGAACGATCTACGCGAGGAGACTAGGCTTTCCGAGTTTATTCATAAATTTTGTCATGAAATAGACAATCCGCTTACGTCTATTATTTCGCTTGCAAGTCTCGTTCAACAGATAGCAAGAAACACAAATTTAGCAGATGACTTTCGCAAGAAAATTCCATCCTACTGCGTTGCGTTATCGCAGGAGGCGTGGAGAATTGCGGCACTCGTAGAGGAGCTCTTGTTTATATTATCGGCTCGAGAGGATTGTTATAAGGGAAATGCCCTAAACGATATCCTCTGCTCTTCCCTAGCAAAAATTCGCGACGACGAAAGCTACCAACAAATAGAAACTACGGTAACAACTCCGACGATTTCGCCAATAATTTTGATGAACGAGGAACAGTTGCGCTATGTTATCGATGAGGTTCTCAATAACGCTCATTACGCAGCTCTACATGCATTGAGCGAAAGGATCACCGACGACAATAATCTATCAGTAGAGCCAATTCAAATTTCTGTAACTCAAAAAGACAACCGAAGCGTCGTATCGGTTAAGAATCCTATTCGCTGCCCCAAGCACATTGCGCTAGAAAAATTATTCGAGCCGTTTGTTTCCACTTATCAGGACAACAAGCATCCCGGGCTTGGCCTTGCAGCAGTAATGGCAATCCTAGAACGCGCTGGCGGCAGCATACAGCTCGAAGAGGAACACTTAGAAGGCGGTTCTTTTAGTTTTTGCACTCGAATTTGGTTGCCCACCGCTAACGTTACGACAGTGGTTAATGAAGTCGAAACACAACAATCCACGCTTGAAACGCTCAGAGAAGGTTTCGTTGGAGACTGCAATCAGGCGGCACAAGAGGTATCTGTCCTCATAATAGAAGACGACCAAACGGTTTCATCAGCAATAAAGAAAATCATTGAATTCGAGGGAATTTCTAAACGCACTGCGGAGTGCACTTGTGTCGACCACGCACAAGCATTTTCGCTCCTCACTGCTGGAGAAACCTTTGATGCCATTCTTTGCGACCTCAACTTAGCAGGCACGAGTGGACGACATATCTATGAGTCAATCTGTCAAAACTGGCCCAATCAAAAGAAACATTTTGCATTTATTACAGGAGACTCGTACAATAGAGAGACGCAGGCTTATTTAAAAAGCTGCAAGCGGCCGTTCTTGCATAAACCCTTTGAGCACAATCAGTTAACGGCACTGGTGGCAAAACTGATAGAAGCTTGA
- a CDS encoding cytochrome c oxidase subunit II gives MASELHSAIVSPKGVWWSPVGTQEKRWITIAFIWCLILFAMMPFWHMKGGQNPTGIRSKVDPIEFVKRTDRFIQDYKVGEENGFPVVAPPPGSDIYLLARMWNWSPVLKLKKNAEYTLHLSSADVNHGFGLFPINVNVQVLPGYDYALRVTPNETGDLRVVCNEFCGINHHLMIGKIVVED, from the coding sequence ATGGCTAGTGAATTGCATTCGGCGATTGTATCTCCAAAGGGAGTTTGGTGGTCTCCTGTTGGGACGCAAGAGAAGCGGTGGATAACTATAGCTTTTATTTGGTGCTTGATACTTTTTGCCATGATGCCTTTTTGGCACATGAAGGGCGGCCAAAACCCTACCGGTATTCGCTCTAAGGTCGATCCCATAGAATTTGTTAAGCGGACGGATAGGTTTATTCAGGATTATAAAGTCGGCGAAGAAAACGGATTTCCTGTAGTTGCCCCGCCTCCTGGGAGCGATATCTATCTTTTGGCGCGCATGTGGAATTGGTCTCCGGTACTAAAGTTAAAAAAGAATGCCGAGTATACCCTGCATCTATCGTCTGCCGATGTTAATCACGGATTTGGTCTTTTCCCAATTAACGTCAATGTTCAGGTGCTGCCTGGTTACGATTATGCGCTGCGAGTAACGCCGAACGAGACGGGCGATTTGCGGGTGGTGTGTAATGAATTTTGTGGCATCAATCACCACTTGATGATCGGTAAAATAGTTGTTGAAGACTAA
- the def gene encoding peptide deformylase, which yields MALLEILTYPDPFLRTKCTPVQKISKDIVKLLDDMAETMYAAKGIGLAASQIGSPHRVIVLDVRESEEGENTKSASSLYKIINPTIIKSEGKSEGEEGCLSIPDIRENVVRMANVVVSGQDVDGSNITIEATGLLSVCLQHEIDHLDGILFIDRLSRLKRSMIKSKLKKHILPNPSPHKLKL from the coding sequence ATGGCATTACTAGAGATTCTGACTTATCCTGACCCTTTTTTGAGAACAAAGTGCACTCCTGTTCAAAAAATCTCCAAGGACATCGTTAAGCTACTAGATGATATGGCGGAAACCATGTATGCCGCAAAGGGCATCGGACTCGCCGCTTCGCAAATAGGCTCGCCCCACAGAGTGATTGTTCTAGATGTGAGAGAAAGCGAAGAAGGTGAAAATACCAAATCTGCCTCATCTCTCTACAAAATCATCAACCCAACGATTATAAAATCCGAGGGAAAAAGCGAAGGTGAAGAGGGGTGTTTAAGTATTCCAGACATTAGAGAGAATGTCGTGCGCATGGCTAATGTAGTGGTTAGCGGGCAGGATGTAGATGGAAGCAATATCACCATAGAAGCTACCGGCCTATTATCCGTTTGCCTTCAGCACGAAATCGATCACCTCGACGGAATTTTGTTTATCGATCGACTAAGCCGCCTAAAGCGTTCGATGATAAAATCCAAGCTAAAAAAGCATATCTTACCAAATCCAAGCCCCCATAAACTTAAACTTTGA